One stretch of Thermanaerosceptrum fracticalcis DNA includes these proteins:
- a CDS encoding ATP-binding protein, which yields MLKELVVISGKGGTGKTSIVASLASLLYNKMIADCDVDAADLHLVLQPQILEKHEFWSGKTAFINKDKCLECGQCLELCRFAAINENFVVDKVSCEGCGVCVYFCPAKAINFKENLAGHWYISQTPYGTMVHAKLGIAEENSGKLVALVKNQVKKLALEEKKEFILVDGPPGIGCPVIASISGANLVLAVTEPTISGIHDLERVVALTKHFKINTAVCINKADINPEVTKKILLECREEGLEVLGIIPYDNAVTKAQVEGVNVVEFSPTSPAVKEIKTMAEKIKTFLKTEEKTL from the coding sequence ATGTTGAAAGAACTGGTAGTCATCAGCGGCAAAGGGGGTACGGGCAAAACCAGCATTGTTGCCTCCTTGGCAAGTCTCTTGTACAATAAGATGATAGCCGACTGTGATGTTGATGCAGCCGATTTACACCTGGTGCTGCAACCCCAAATACTAGAGAAGCACGAGTTTTGGAGTGGCAAGACCGCTTTTATCAATAAGGATAAATGCCTTGAGTGCGGGCAATGCCTTGAATTATGCCGCTTTGCCGCCATTAATGAAAATTTTGTGGTAGACAAAGTCTCCTGTGAAGGGTGCGGGGTCTGCGTCTATTTCTGCCCGGCAAAAGCTATCAATTTTAAAGAGAACCTGGCGGGCCACTGGTATATCTCCCAGACACCCTACGGCACCATGGTCCACGCTAAATTGGGTATTGCCGAAGAGAATTCAGGTAAACTCGTAGCCCTGGTTAAAAACCAAGTCAAGAAATTGGCCTTAGAAGAAAAAAAGGAGTTTATTCTCGTAGATGGCCCCCCTGGCATTGGCTGCCCTGTCATCGCCTCTATTTCCGGGGCCAACCTGGTTTTGGCAGTCACCGAACCAACTATTTCGGGAATTCATGACCTGGAAAGGGTAGTGGCTTTGACTAAGCATTTTAAGATTAACACCGCTGTCTGTATTAACAAAGCAGATATTAACCCCGAAGTAACAAAGAAAATTTTGCTTGAGTGCAGAGAAGAGGGCCTAGAAGTGCTAGGAATAATCCCCTATGACAATGCCGTTACAAAAGCCCAGGTTGAAGGGGTAAATGTCGTGGAGTTTTCCCCCACAAGTCCTGCGGTAAAAGAAATTAAGACCATGGCGGAAAAAATAAAAACCTTCCTAAAGACGGAAGAAAAAACATTATGA
- a CDS encoding NifB/NifX family molybdenum-iron cluster-binding protein, translating into MIIALPVAGNQLCMHFGHCESFAFFDVDEVQKKIKGKKMLTPPPHEPGILPPWIKQQGADVVITGGMGARAQSLFQAAGVQIITGAQPGNPEDIVMSYLNNSLQTGPNACDH; encoded by the coding sequence ATGATAATTGCCTTACCTGTTGCAGGTAATCAACTTTGTATGCACTTTGGTCACTGTGAATCTTTCGCCTTTTTCGATGTCGATGAAGTGCAAAAAAAAATTAAGGGCAAAAAAATGCTCACCCCCCCGCCCCATGAACCCGGTATTCTCCCCCCTTGGATAAAACAACAGGGCGCAGATGTAGTCATAACAGGGGGGATGGGGGCCCGGGCCCAGAGCCTGTTTCAAGCAGCAGGAGTACAGATTATTACCGGTGCTCAGCCAGGAAACCCTGAAGACATTGTTATGAGTTATCTTAACAATTCACTACAAACAGGTCCTAATGCTTGTGACCATTAA
- a CDS encoding YeiH family protein — translation MSRSSILPGLLLTAIIAYVSEYLHSVITFGGQKPVSGVTIAILIGMAIENSVGLASIFKAGVHFSQKKILKIAIILLGLSLSFITVITTGSKALIIILICISFALTITYFLGKKLGLPEKLAVLIGVGTAICGSTAIVASSPAIAAKDEEVSFSVGTITVFGVIAVFLYPILGKLLLLSDMQFGTWAGVAVNDTSQVVAAGFAYSEAAGKIATVVKLTRTVLLAPLVLILGIIYTKKQDIGTKDKVNYIKIFPWFVVGFIAMAVLRTIGDTLFAAQSFWPVLLEQSKELSKFLIVMAMSGVGLLTNFEQMKKVGLKPFITGLIASLIMAVFSLSMIYALGI, via the coding sequence GTGAGCCGAAGTAGTATTTTACCAGGTTTACTTCTTACGGCAATAATTGCCTATGTTTCTGAGTACCTGCATAGTGTAATTACCTTTGGCGGACAAAAGCCTGTAAGTGGCGTTACCATAGCAATTTTAATTGGGATGGCTATCGAAAACTCTGTGGGCTTAGCTTCTATTTTTAAGGCAGGTGTCCACTTCAGTCAGAAGAAGATTCTTAAGATTGCTATCATTTTATTAGGATTGAGTTTGAGTTTTATTACGGTTATTACTACAGGCAGTAAAGCCCTCATCATTATTTTGATCTGCATCAGCTTCGCTCTTACCATAACCTACTTCTTAGGGAAGAAATTAGGGTTACCTGAGAAATTAGCAGTCTTAATCGGTGTTGGTACAGCGATTTGCGGTTCTACTGCCATTGTGGCATCATCTCCAGCCATCGCTGCGAAAGATGAGGAAGTCTCATTTTCAGTTGGTACTATCACCGTCTTTGGGGTTATTGCCGTTTTTCTTTACCCCATACTGGGTAAACTTCTTTTGTTGAGTGATATGCAGTTCGGTACCTGGGCCGGTGTTGCAGTCAATGACACTTCTCAAGTTGTAGCTGCCGGCTTCGCTTACAGTGAGGCCGCGGGGAAAATTGCCACAGTAGTAAAACTAACCCGGACAGTACTTTTAGCGCCTCTTGTGCTCATTTTAGGGATTATCTATACCAAGAAGCAAGACATCGGAACCAAGGACAAAGTGAACTATATTAAAATATTTCCCTGGTTTGTAGTAGGATTTATTGCTATGGCTGTATTACGTACAATTGGCGATACCTTGTTTGCTGCTCAGAGTTTTTGGCCAGTATTGTTAGAACAAAGTAAAGAATTATCAAAATTCCTGATCGTAATGGCCATGTCAGGTGTGGGGCTGTTGACTAACTTTGAACAGATGAAGAAAGTTGGCTTAAAACCATTTATTACAGGTTTAATCGCTTCGCTGATTATGGCTGTATTTAGTTTGAGTATGATATATGCCCTCGGCATCTAA
- a CDS encoding CBS domain-containing protein, producing MMKLRDIMTKDVIAVSPDTTIFDAAQIMKDKNIGSLPICTENMDVQGIITDRDIVLRVVCAGKDPKQVKCREVMTQNVVVGKTDMEVESALNLMGDVQVRRLPVVENGKLVGFVAIGDMAVNNRFNRATEEALTEISTPSQPRM from the coding sequence ATGATGAAGCTCAGAGATATTATGACCAAAGATGTCATCGCCGTTTCTCCCGATACCACAATTTTTGATGCTGCCCAGATTATGAAAGACAAAAATATCGGGTCACTGCCTATTTGCACCGAGAATATGGATGTGCAGGGCATCATTACAGACCGTGATATTGTATTACGGGTGGTTTGTGCCGGTAAAGACCCCAAACAAGTGAAGTGCCGGGAAGTGATGACCCAGAATGTTGTAGTGGGCAAAACTGACATGGAAGTGGAATCGGCCCTGAATCTTATGGGTGATGTCCAGGTCCGCCGCCTGCCTGTGGTGGAAAATGGCAAGCTGGTTGGCTTTGTGGCCATAGGCGATATGGCTGTCAACAATCGTTTTAACAGGGCTACCGAAGAAGCTCTCACTGAAATTTCCACCCCCAGTCAACCAAGGATGTAA
- a CDS encoding methyl-accepting chemotaxis protein codes for MHELTILDHLLKVAPLINQFTQADLGVAICDRDKWLAYIPAQTLDLKIKAGDPVYEGTAVYKAMKNRKRVVVEVDASLYGVPYIAVGLPLFNETGEVIGAIGVSENTHRKELLLDLSKRLGVALQNFQSTIQQIAAEAEELSATSQELKHVTETATGKVEATESILTTVRQIAKQTNLIGLNASIEAARVGEYGRGFNVVANEVRNLSHVTSNATNEISSIIGTIREAIRSIDTATRTVSHVSHEQAEKLVQINPVMEELNKLLQELIEAAESLTKDNLQTG; via the coding sequence ATGCATGAATTAACCATTTTAGACCACCTTCTTAAAGTGGCTCCCCTGATCAACCAGTTTACCCAGGCCGATTTGGGCGTGGCTATTTGTGACAGGGACAAATGGCTGGCCTATATTCCTGCCCAAACCCTGGATCTGAAAATAAAAGCGGGAGACCCGGTTTACGAGGGAACGGCAGTCTATAAAGCCATGAAAAACAGAAAAAGGGTTGTGGTGGAAGTGGATGCCAGTCTCTATGGTGTGCCCTATATTGCCGTAGGTTTACCCTTATTTAATGAGACCGGCGAAGTAATCGGGGCTATTGGTGTATCGGAAAATACCCACCGCAAGGAACTGCTCCTGGATCTATCCAAAAGACTGGGAGTAGCCCTGCAAAATTTCCAGAGTACAATACAGCAGATTGCTGCCGAAGCGGAGGAGCTTTCTGCTACCAGCCAGGAATTAAAACATGTGACGGAAACAGCCACCGGCAAAGTGGAAGCAACAGAAAGTATACTTACGACGGTCAGGCAAATCGCCAAGCAGACAAACCTCATCGGTTTAAATGCATCTATTGAAGCAGCACGGGTGGGTGAATACGGGCGGGGTTTCAATGTAGTGGCCAATGAAGTGCGTAATTTGTCCCACGTTACCAGCAATGCTACCAATGAGATCAGTTCCATTATTGGCACCATCAGGGAGGCTATTCGTTCAATTGATACAGCGACACGGACAGTAAGCCACGTTTCCCATGAGCAGGCGGAAAAGCTGGTTCAGATTAACCCCGTCATGGAGGAGTTGAACAAACTGCTCCAGGAATTGATTGAGGCGGCTGAGAGTCTGACCAAAGATAATTTACAAACGGGGTAA
- a CDS encoding cupin domain-containing protein: MIVSHVKDVQKIPMNAPGVLNAMKQVLIGPREGWDGYVMRVMTLEKQGYSPRHTHSWPHINYVLKGQGTLFIEDKEYVLEAGSFAYVPGNVLHQYRSTSDEDFVFICIVPEEGDK; the protein is encoded by the coding sequence GTGATCGTTTCCCATGTTAAGGATGTGCAAAAAATACCCATGAACGCTCCGGGTGTGCTGAATGCCATGAAGCAGGTGCTCATTGGTCCCAGGGAAGGCTGGGATGGTTATGTGATGCGTGTGATGACCCTGGAAAAACAAGGCTACTCCCCCCGGCATACACATAGCTGGCCACATATCAATTATGTTCTCAAGGGCCAGGGTACCCTTTTCATAGAAGATAAGGAATATGTACTGGAAGCCGGTTCCTTTGCCTATGTACCCGGCAATGTCCTGCACCAGTACCGCAGTACCAGTGACGAAGATTTTGTTTTCATCTGCATTGTGCCGGAGGAAGGGGATAAATGA
- a CDS encoding superoxide dismutase: MTKHVLPELPYPYNALEPYMDEATVRLHHDKHHQAYVDGLNKAEEKIQEAREKGDYALIKHWERELAFHGSGHLLHTLYWENMKPNGGGEAAGPIAEQIARDFGSFAVFRAQFKAAAVAVEGSGWAILGWNPKFNKLEILTAEKHQNLTQWGVVPLLTVDVWEHAYYLKYQNRRADFVEAWFNLINWDDVNNRFSKLAECKCI, encoded by the coding sequence ATGACAAAACATGTTTTACCCGAATTGCCCTATCCATATAATGCTTTAGAACCATACATGGATGAGGCTACAGTAAGATTACACCATGACAAACATCACCAGGCTTATGTCGACGGCCTGAACAAGGCGGAGGAAAAAATCCAGGAAGCCCGGGAAAAAGGTGATTATGCCCTGATTAAACACTGGGAAAGGGAACTGGCTTTCCATGGGTCCGGTCACCTGCTTCATACCCTGTACTGGGAAAATATGAAGCCCAATGGCGGAGGAGAAGCTGCTGGCCCTATAGCAGAGCAAATTGCCAGGGACTTTGGAAGTTTCGCTGTCTTTAGAGCCCAGTTTAAGGCTGCCGCAGTGGCTGTAGAGGGCTCCGGCTGGGCTATTCTCGGCTGGAATCCTAAATTCAACAAACTGGAAATTCTCACAGCAGAGAAACACCAGAATCTGACCCAATGGGGTGTGGTTCCCTTGCTTACCGTTGATGTGTGGGAACATGCCTACTATCTTAAATATCAAAACAGAAGGGCTGATTTTGTAGAAGCCTGGTTTAACCTGATCAACTGGGACGATGTGAACAACCGCTTCAGCAAACTCGCCGAGTGCAAGTGCATATAA
- a CDS encoding CoA-disulfide reductase: MTKLVVIGGVAAGMSAASKARRTNQGMEIEVYTDEEYISYAGCGLPYFVAGMVQEERKLIARTKEQFVRQGIKVFTNHKVLSILPTEMQIIVVDSEGAEKKVNYDKLVIATGARAFVPPLPGKELDNVFTVKSIPSARRIKEQMQSEQVKNIVIVGGGYIGLEMAEAFAAWKKQITIVELAPQLLGNIDEDMAALVEEYLVKEGVQIRKGEKVLALEGQDQVRKVVTDKGEIPADLVILAIGIQPNSELAAEAGIQLGVKKAIKVNKYMETNIPNIYAAGDCATAYHLLYQDDAYIPLGTTANKQGKVAGENAAGGKAEFAGIVGTAIIKVLDLEIGRTGLSKREAQQLGREVQEIKVEAYTKAHFYPGSQAATIKLLIEKASQKIVGAQIVGGAGAGKRIDVLAVAVQLGLTPFALSELDLSYAPPFSPVWDPVLTVANVAVGELEKKA; encoded by the coding sequence ATGACTAAATTAGTGGTCATTGGCGGAGTAGCGGCGGGAATGAGTGCAGCCAGTAAAGCAAGAAGAACCAATCAAGGCATGGAAATCGAGGTTTATACTGATGAAGAGTACATTTCCTATGCCGGCTGTGGCCTCCCCTATTTTGTTGCGGGTATGGTGCAGGAAGAGCGGAAGCTCATAGCCAGAACTAAGGAACAGTTTGTCAGGCAGGGAATTAAAGTGTTTACCAACCATAAGGTACTGTCTATTTTACCCACGGAAATGCAGATTATTGTTGTGGACAGTGAAGGCGCAGAAAAGAAAGTGAACTATGATAAACTGGTTATTGCCACAGGGGCCAGGGCCTTTGTTCCTCCTTTACCGGGAAAGGAACTGGACAATGTCTTTACTGTTAAGAGTATTCCTTCGGCAAGACGCATTAAAGAACAGATGCAGAGTGAGCAGGTTAAGAATATTGTCATTGTAGGGGGAGGGTATATCGGCCTGGAAATGGCTGAAGCCTTTGCCGCCTGGAAAAAACAGATAACCATTGTTGAACTGGCTCCCCAACTTCTCGGCAATATTGACGAGGATATGGCAGCCCTGGTCGAAGAGTACCTGGTTAAGGAAGGGGTTCAGATACGAAAAGGTGAAAAAGTTTTGGCCCTGGAAGGCCAGGACCAGGTTAGGAAAGTGGTTACGGATAAAGGTGAAATTCCCGCGGATTTAGTCATCCTGGCTATTGGCATCCAGCCCAATAGTGAGTTAGCGGCCGAAGCCGGTATTCAACTGGGTGTAAAGAAAGCAATTAAAGTCAACAAGTACATGGAAACAAATATCCCCAATATCTATGCGGCAGGGGACTGTGCCACGGCTTATCATCTGCTTTATCAGGATGATGCCTATATACCCTTGGGCACCACAGCCAATAAACAGGGTAAGGTAGCCGGAGAAAACGCTGCCGGAGGAAAGGCCGAATTTGCCGGCATTGTAGGGACGGCCATTATCAAAGTCCTGGACCTGGAAATCGGTCGTACCGGGTTAAGCAAGCGAGAAGCCCAGCAGTTAGGGAGAGAAGTTCAGGAAATCAAGGTGGAGGCTTATACCAAAGCCCATTTCTATCCAGGCTCCCAGGCGGCGACGATAAAATTGTTAATTGAGAAAGCCAGTCAAAAAATAGTGGGAGCGCAAATCGTGGGTGGTGCCGGGGCAGGTAAGCGTATAGACGTGCTGGCTGTTGCTGTTCAACTGGGATTAACGCCTTTTGCTCTGTCCGAACTGGATTTGAGTTATGCTCCTCCCTTTAGTCCCGTTTGGGACCCTGTACTCACTGTAGCCAATGTGGCTGTCGGTGAACTGGAGAAGAAAGCATAA
- the groL gene encoding chaperonin GroEL (60 kDa chaperone family; promotes refolding of misfolded polypeptides especially under stressful conditions; forms two stacked rings of heptamers to form a barrel-shaped 14mer; ends can be capped by GroES; misfolded proteins enter the barrel where they are refolded when GroES binds) has translation MAKQIIFGEEARKALEKGVNQLAEAVKITLGPKGRNVVLDKKFGSPTITNDGVTIAREIELEDPFENMGAQLVKEVATKTNDVAGDGTTTATVLAQAIIREGLKNVAAGANPMILKKGIEKAVAAAVNEIKAVAKPIESKAAIAQVASISAADKEIGDLIAEAMETVGNDGVITVEESQSMGTTLEVVEGMQFDRGYISPYMITDTDKMEAVLKDPYILITDKKISSIQEILPVLEKVVQSGKQLLIIAEDVEGEALATLVVNKLRGTFTCVAVKAPGFGDRRKAMLEDIAILTGGQVISEELGLKLDNTSLNMLGQAATVKISKEETTIVEGRGSKQAIDARVAQIRKQLEETTSEFDREKLQERLAKLSGGVAIIQVGAATETELKEKKHRIEDALAATRAAVEEGIVAGGGTALIQVLPALENITSDIADEMTGIKIIKKALEEPVKQIAYNAGVEGSVVVEKVKASGKGIGFNALTGVYEDMIAAGIVDPAKVTRSALQNAASIAAMLLTTECLVADKPEENKGGMGMPPGMGGMGGMM, from the coding sequence ATGGCCAAACAAATTATTTTCGGTGAAGAGGCCAGAAAAGCCTTAGAGAAAGGCGTTAACCAATTAGCAGAAGCTGTTAAGATTACTTTAGGACCAAAAGGTCGGAATGTAGTACTTGATAAAAAATTTGGTTCTCCCACCATCACCAATGACGGTGTTACTATTGCCAGGGAAATCGAATTAGAAGATCCTTTTGAAAATATGGGTGCCCAGCTGGTTAAAGAAGTTGCTACTAAAACTAACGATGTGGCCGGTGACGGTACCACCACAGCTACTGTTTTAGCCCAGGCCATCATTCGTGAAGGTTTGAAGAACGTTGCTGCCGGCGCCAACCCCATGATCCTGAAAAAGGGTATTGAAAAGGCCGTGGCTGCTGCAGTCAACGAAATCAAGGCCGTTGCTAAACCCATCGAGTCTAAAGCTGCTATTGCCCAGGTTGCCTCTATTTCTGCCGCCGATAAAGAAATCGGTGATCTGATTGCCGAGGCTATGGAGACCGTTGGTAATGACGGTGTTATCACTGTTGAGGAGTCCCAGAGCATGGGTACTACCCTAGAAGTGGTAGAAGGTATGCAGTTTGACCGCGGCTACATTTCTCCTTATATGATTACTGATACCGATAAAATGGAAGCCGTCCTCAAAGATCCTTATATTCTCATTACTGATAAGAAGATTTCCTCCATCCAAGAGATTTTACCTGTTTTAGAAAAAGTAGTCCAGTCTGGCAAACAGCTCCTCATTATTGCTGAAGATGTTGAAGGTGAAGCTCTGGCTACCCTTGTTGTCAACAAACTGCGCGGCACCTTTACCTGCGTAGCCGTTAAGGCTCCTGGCTTTGGTGATCGTCGTAAGGCTATGTTAGAAGACATTGCTATCCTGACCGGTGGTCAGGTTATCAGCGAGGAGCTTGGTCTTAAGCTTGATAACACTTCCCTTAACATGTTAGGTCAGGCCGCTACAGTTAAGATCAGCAAAGAAGAAACAACAATTGTAGAAGGCCGTGGTTCCAAACAAGCTATCGATGCTCGTGTAGCTCAGATTCGTAAGCAGTTGGAAGAGACTACTTCCGAATTTGACAGAGAAAAATTACAAGAGCGCTTGGCTAAGCTCTCCGGCGGTGTAGCCATTATCCAGGTTGGTGCTGCTACCGAAACCGAACTGAAAGAGAAGAAGCACCGCATCGAAGATGCTCTGGCTGCTACCCGGGCTGCTGTAGAGGAAGGTATTGTAGCCGGTGGTGGAACTGCTCTCATTCAAGTTCTTCCTGCTCTTGAAAATATAACCTCTGATATTGCCGATGAAATGACAGGTATTAAGATCATCAAGAAGGCTTTAGAAGAGCCAGTGAAGCAGATTGCTTACAACGCCGGCGTAGAAGGTTCCGTTGTTGTAGAAAAGGTAAAAGCATCGGGTAAAGGCATTGGTTTCAACGCGCTGACCGGTGTTTATGAAGACATGATCGCTGCCGGTATCGTTGACCCTGCCAAAGTTACTCGTTCCGCTCTGCAGAATGCCGCTTCCATCGCTGCTATGCTCTTAACTACTGAGTGCTTAGTGGCCGACAAACCTGAGGAAAATAAAGGCGGCATGGGTATGCCTCCCGGCATGGGCGGAATGGGCGGCATGATGTAA
- the groES gene encoding co-chaperone GroES → MNIKPLGDRVVIKTLAQEEKTKSGIVLPDTAKEKPQQGEVLAVGTGKTLENGQKVPLEVKVGDKVIFSKYAGTEIKIDGQEVMILNERDILAII, encoded by the coding sequence ATGAACATTAAGCCTCTCGGCGACAGAGTAGTCATTAAAACCTTAGCTCAAGAAGAAAAAACTAAGAGTGGCATCGTCCTGCCTGACACTGCCAAGGAGAAGCCGCAGCAAGGTGAGGTTTTAGCTGTTGGTACCGGTAAGACCTTAGAAAATGGCCAAAAGGTACCTCTCGAAGTTAAAGTAGGCGACAAAGTTATCTTCTCCAAATATGCCGGTACTGAAATCAAGATTGACGGGCAGGAAGTCATGATCCTTAACGAAAGAGATATCTTAGCCATCATCTAA
- a CDS encoding 5-formyltetrahydrofolate cyclo-ligase, with protein sequence MDKKTLRKTLLKRRESLSWLEVQGKSHEITQRVLFLPEYKKAETILIYLAYNKELDTSAIMQTAWQQKKKIVVPVCQPRDRSLLLSELLDFNELAPGTWGILEPKAEFLRPVPVQNIDLLIIPCVAFDREGYRLGYGGGYFDRFLPAIRSDCTKVGLAYDFQLLDELPREPHDTAVDIIITESRTYYVKKESP encoded by the coding sequence TTGGATAAAAAAACTTTACGCAAAACCTTACTAAAAAGAAGAGAGTCTCTATCCTGGCTGGAAGTCCAGGGTAAGAGTCACGAAATCACCCAGCGTGTGCTCTTTTTGCCTGAATATAAAAAAGCTGAAACCATCCTTATTTATCTTGCCTATAACAAGGAACTGGACACCTCAGCCATTATGCAAACAGCCTGGCAGCAAAAAAAGAAAATAGTGGTACCTGTCTGCCAGCCCCGGGACAGGAGCCTGCTTCTCTCCGAACTGCTGGATTTTAACGAGTTAGCCCCGGGTACCTGGGGGATTCTTGAACCAAAGGCTGAATTCCTACGCCCTGTCCCCGTCCAGAATATTGATTTACTGATCATACCGTGTGTGGCTTTTGATCGCGAAGGTTACCGGCTGGGCTATGGCGGCGGTTACTTTGACCGCTTCCTGCCCGCCATAAGATCAGACTGCACGAAAGTAGGTCTGGCCTATGATTTTCAATTGCTGGATGAACTCCCCCGTGAACCACACGATACAGCAGTGGATATTATTATAACAGAAAGCAGAACATATTACGTAAAAAAGGAGAGTCCATGA
- the dapA gene encoding 4-hydroxy-tetrahydrodipicolinate synthase, which translates to MTKKPITGAFPPVVTPFTADGDVDFAAFQENIAKYNETGLAGYVIFGSNGEYAYLDKQEKLDLVKAGVEAAAQDKLVIVGSGCESTRETIELTNECARLGADAALILTPNYYKDRMTKEVLKKHFLTVADNSDIPIMLYSVPKFTGVTITPDLVGILSQHPNIIGIKDSAGDVTQLALHVNMTGPDFNVLVGTANVLYPGLAMGAKGGIMALANCCPRECVRMYQLYQEGKFDELRDLQCRLIPVNNAVTGTYGIAGLKLAMDMLGFKGGAVRLPLLSLNPQEKEELVKILRTAQLL; encoded by the coding sequence ATGACTAAAAAGCCAATAACCGGGGCCTTTCCCCCTGTGGTCACCCCTTTTACAGCTGACGGAGATGTGGATTTTGCAGCATTTCAGGAAAATATCGCCAAATACAATGAAACCGGTTTGGCGGGCTATGTTATTTTTGGTTCTAATGGTGAATACGCTTACCTGGACAAACAAGAAAAACTGGACCTGGTAAAGGCGGGGGTAGAGGCGGCTGCCCAGGATAAGCTGGTTATCGTAGGTTCCGGCTGTGAAAGCACCAGGGAGACCATTGAGCTCACCAATGAATGTGCCCGGCTGGGTGCAGATGCTGCCCTTATTCTCACCCCCAACTACTATAAGGATAGGATGACGAAAGAAGTTTTAAAGAAACATTTCCTAACGGTGGCTGACAATTCTGATATTCCTATTATGTTATACAGTGTTCCCAAGTTTACGGGAGTCACTATCACGCCGGATTTAGTGGGCATACTTTCGCAACATCCCAATATCATCGGTATTAAAGATAGCGCAGGTGACGTAACCCAGCTTGCCCTCCACGTAAACATGACCGGTCCCGATTTCAATGTGCTGGTGGGCACGGCCAATGTGCTCTACCCAGGCTTAGCCATGGGGGCTAAAGGCGGGATTATGGCCCTGGCTAACTGTTGTCCCCGGGAGTGTGTCCGGATGTACCAGTTATACCAGGAGGGTAAGTTTGATGAATTGAGGGATTTACAGTGCCGTCTCATTCCGGTTAATAACGCTGTTACGGGCACTTACGGCATTGCCGGTTTGAAACTGGCCATGGACATGTTAGGGTTTAAAGGCGGGGCGGTGAGGTTGCCGTTACTATCGCTGAACCCACAGGAAAAGGAAGAATTGGTAAAAATCCTGCGAACTGCTCAACTATTATAG
- a CDS encoding RidA family protein, giving the protein MVEKKLAEMGLSIPEAPKPVAAYVPAVKTGEYIYTSGQIPLVNGELKFKGKVGAEMTLEQGYEAAKVCALNCLSVIKGLIGDLDKIEQVVKVVGFVNSAPGFNMQPKVVNGASELLGAVMGEKGFHARSAVGVNELPLDATVEVEMIVKVKE; this is encoded by the coding sequence ATGGTAGAAAAAAAATTAGCAGAAATGGGTCTCAGTATTCCTGAGGCGCCAAAACCGGTAGCTGCTTATGTCCCTGCAGTAAAAACGGGAGAATATATCTACACTTCCGGGCAAATTCCTTTAGTCAACGGTGAATTAAAGTTTAAGGGTAAAGTAGGGGCAGAAATGACTCTGGAACAGGGTTATGAAGCAGCTAAAGTATGCGCCTTAAATTGCCTCAGTGTCATTAAAGGCTTAATCGGTGATCTGGATAAAATCGAGCAGGTCGTAAAAGTTGTTGGCTTTGTTAACAGTGCCCCCGGATTTAACATGCAGCCCAAGGTTGTTAACGGAGCGTCTGAATTATTAGGTGCCGTGATGGGCGAAAAAGGATTCCACGCCCGCAGCGCCGTCGGGGTCAATGAGCTTCCCCTGGATGCCACTGTAGAAGTAGAAATGATTGTAAAGGTAAAGGAATAA